A section of the Paenibacillus yonginensis genome encodes:
- a CDS encoding methylglyoxal synthase → MLNIAFIAHDRKKEDIVNLAVAYEHVFKDKKLYSTGTTGQRIMEATSLKIHRFLSGPLGGDQQIGAMIAQNEMDLVIFMRDPLMAQPHEPDITALLRLCDVHGIPVATNMATAEILIKALDRGDFGWRELVELHKPKAE, encoded by the coding sequence ATGCTAAATATTGCGTTTATTGCCCATGATCGTAAAAAAGAGGACATCGTCAATCTGGCGGTTGCCTATGAACACGTCTTTAAGGATAAAAAACTTTATTCGACCGGAACTACCGGTCAACGAATTATGGAAGCAACTTCGCTGAAAATTCACCGGTTTCTGTCCGGACCGCTTGGCGGCGACCAGCAGATCGGCGCTATGATTGCCCAGAATGAAATGGATCTGGTCATTTTCATGCGAGACCCGCTGATGGCGCAGCCGCATGAACCGGATATTACCGCTTTGCTCCGCCTCTGTGACGTGCACGGCATTCCGGTGGCCACAAACATGGCTACGGCAGAAATTTTGATTAAAGCGCTGGATCGCGGAGATTTTGGCTGGCGCGAGCTTGTTGAGCTTCACAAGCCAAAGGCGGAGTAA
- the dapB gene encoding 4-hydroxy-tetrahydrodipicolinate reductase yields the protein MADQIRVAVAGAAGRMGREVVKMVLQDEELQLVSAVNRSQTGVDAGTLAGLPASGILVENDLERALKSSGADVLVDFTTPQTVYANTELAISLGVRPVVGATGFTPEQIEALDKQCQLQGIGGLIAPNFSIGAILMMQFAAQAAKYFPHLEIIEYHGDQKLDAPSGTAVKTAEWIAGNREEIRQGNPQEEETIEGARGGYYNGFRIHSVRLPGVFAQQEVIFGAHGESLKIRHDSYERSAYMPGVNHAVKRVMNYKGLLYGFEHLME from the coding sequence ATGGCTGATCAAATAAGAGTAGCGGTTGCGGGAGCAGCCGGCAGAATGGGCCGAGAGGTCGTTAAGATGGTGCTGCAGGACGAAGAGCTTCAACTGGTCAGCGCCGTGAACCGTTCCCAGACCGGAGTGGATGCAGGAACGCTGGCAGGACTGCCGGCTTCCGGCATCCTGGTTGAGAACGACCTGGAGCGTGCGCTGAAATCCTCCGGCGCTGATGTGCTGGTGGATTTCACCACCCCGCAAACGGTATATGCGAACACGGAGCTGGCGATTTCGCTTGGCGTCCGTCCGGTTGTCGGGGCGACCGGCTTCACACCGGAGCAGATTGAGGCGCTGGACAAGCAGTGCCAGCTGCAGGGAATCGGCGGACTGATTGCGCCAAACTTCTCGATTGGAGCCATTCTGATGATGCAGTTCGCTGCCCAGGCGGCCAAATATTTCCCTCATCTGGAGATTATTGAATATCACGGAGACCAGAAGCTGGACGCTCCATCCGGTACGGCGGTCAAAACCGCCGAATGGATCGCAGGGAACCGCGAGGAGATCCGGCAGGGGAATCCGCAGGAAGAAGAGACGATTGAGGGAGCGAGAGGCGGCTACTATAACGGCTTCCGCATCCACAGCGTCCGTTTGCCGGGCGTGTTTGCCCAGCAGGAGGTCATCTTCGGGGCTCACGGGGAAAGTCTGAAGATCCGCCATGACTCTTACGAACGTTCCGCTTATATGCCGGGCGTTAACCATGCGGTCAAACGGGTTATGAACTATAAAGGTTTGCTTTATGGCTTTGAGCATTTAATGGAGTAG
- a CDS encoding tetratricopeptide repeat protein, with amino-acid sequence MKADDLLRKAYKCILDNDFEGAISWFEQAIEIEPDRADIRYRCSITYARSDKLEQAIRNVKEAIRLDPQEPSYKLHFQRLQAKELTRQAVRKLQFRQDDDFGEAAEAAKLLEEAAKLDPLSAEAQVWLALSYGETKDYHKALKAIWEASALMQDDAVSEHLIKLEQRFKTYIDHSSY; translated from the coding sequence ATGAAAGCGGATGATCTTTTGAGGAAGGCTTATAAATGCATTCTTGACAATGATTTTGAAGGGGCAATCAGCTGGTTCGAGCAGGCTATTGAGATTGAACCGGATAGAGCCGACATTCGTTATCGTTGTTCGATCACTTATGCTCGCAGCGACAAGCTGGAGCAGGCGATCCGAAACGTTAAGGAAGCGATCCGGCTGGATCCGCAGGAACCTTCGTATAAACTTCATTTCCAGCGTCTGCAGGCGAAGGAGCTGACAAGACAGGCCGTAAGAAAACTTCAGTTCAGACAGGATGACGATTTTGGAGAGGCGGCTGAAGCGGCCAAATTGCTTGAAGAAGCGGCCAAACTGGACCCCTTGTCTGCGGAAGCCCAGGTATGGCTGGCTTTGTCATACGGAGAAACCAAAGATTATCACAAGGCGCTCAAGGCTATTTGGGAAGCGTCAGCTTTAATGCAGGATGATGCCGTATCCGAACATTTAATAAAGTTGGAGCAGCGTTTCAAGACTTATATCGATCACTCATCATACTAG
- a CDS encoding nucleotide pyrophosphohydrolase: MADRPLSELQREVDQYISQFKEGYFSPLAMLARMSEEVGELAREVNHQFGEKPKKATEEENSIELELGDILFITICFANSLGIDLTEAHDKVMNKFNTRDANRWTRKDTE; this comes from the coding sequence ATGGCTGACAGGCCGCTATCGGAGCTGCAGCGGGAAGTGGATCAATACATATCTCAATTTAAAGAAGGGTACTTCAGCCCGCTTGCCATGCTCGCCCGAATGAGCGAAGAGGTCGGGGAACTGGCCCGCGAAGTGAACCACCAGTTCGGCGAGAAACCCAAGAAAGCAACAGAAGAGGAGAATTCGATCGAGCTGGAGCTTGGCGATATTTTGTTCATAACGATTTGTTTCGCTAATTCGCTTGGTATAGATCTTACCGAAGCCCACGATAAAGTGATGAACAAATTTAATACACGGGATGCAAACCGTTGGACCCGAAAGGACACCGAATAG
- a CDS encoding YitT family protein produces the protein MNTTKLSAFMKTTMPILLGTAIYAFGLLYFIIPNQLTEGGVTGITILLKYGFGISPSLSTLVINIPLFLIGWKMLGGRQIVYTGVGIASLTFFLWLFEWMINRGWIVPFRTHQDYILASLYAGVTLGAGLGVVFRYGGTTGGSDIIARILNRKFGWSMGQVILITDVLIIGLSLFFIPIEKILYTLVAVFIASKVIDFIQEGAYAARAFMIISDHAEAIADLITKEMDRGVTLIPAIGAYSKRGKNVVYCVVSRQEIRRLSLLVKSVDPRAFMVINDVHDVQGEGFRED, from the coding sequence ATGAATACCACCAAATTGTCCGCTTTCATGAAAACAACGATGCCTATTTTGCTCGGCACCGCCATTTATGCGTTCGGACTCCTGTATTTTATTATTCCCAACCAGCTGACCGAGGGCGGTGTTACCGGGATTACCATCCTGCTGAAATACGGGTTTGGCATTTCGCCTTCCCTGTCCACGCTGGTCATCAATATTCCGCTGTTTCTGATCGGCTGGAAAATGCTTGGGGGCAGACAGATCGTCTACACAGGCGTCGGCATCGCCTCGTTGACCTTCTTCCTCTGGCTGTTCGAATGGATGATCAACCGGGGCTGGATCGTCCCTTTCCGTACGCATCAGGATTACATACTGGCCTCGCTGTACGCCGGCGTTACTTTAGGCGCTGGACTGGGCGTTGTTTTCCGTTACGGCGGAACGACCGGAGGCTCCGATATCATAGCTAGAATTCTCAACCGCAAATTCGGCTGGAGCATGGGGCAAGTGATCCTGATCACCGACGTGCTCATTATCGGCTTATCGCTGTTCTTTATTCCGATCGAGAAAATCCTGTATACGCTGGTTGCCGTGTTCATCGCTTCCAAGGTCATCGACTTTATTCAGGAAGGCGCTTATGCGGCAAGAGCTTTTATGATCATTTCCGACCACGCCGAAGCGATCGCCGATCTGATTACTAAAGAAATGGACCGGGGCGTCACGCTGATTCCGGCTATCGGCGCTTATTCCAAACGAGGCAAAAATGTCGTCTACTGCGTGGTATCCAGGCAGGAAATCCGCCGCTTGAGCCTGCTGGTCAAATCGGTGGATCCCCGTGCCTTTATGGTTATTAACGATGTGCATGACGTTCAGGGCGAAGGCTTCCGGGAGGATTAA
- a CDS encoding sporulation protein YpjB, protein MKARLRTFIMAIALLTAAAAGLTTYSEKGLAAPQNGQAAPQAAQIGQAAAPASQAQKLAELEQASESLYQAMQSGKAEEAQVEMDRITSLIGTISYQGLTGVDGIHELTACVMDARTALLKADPSPEAWRTTSARLRLAVDSLIHTKGAMWQQYYKVLAEDSEKLNKAAVEGNGQAVQRSFADLKDHYELIRPAAMIRKSPSDITAMDSWLSYVENISAGEKQDLQALQTALAGGQGLLQNLFGKQKDEPVLLPIAGYSNPWHWSFLIGLWILLALGYTAYRKYSAQQEVQPVAPYSEKSSGGRRTW, encoded by the coding sequence GTGAAAGCGAGATTACGAACGTTTATCATGGCGATTGCACTGTTGACGGCGGCGGCCGCAGGGCTGACGACTTATTCGGAAAAAGGTTTGGCGGCTCCGCAGAACGGGCAGGCCGCCCCGCAAGCGGCTCAGATCGGCCAGGCGGCCGCTCCAGCCTCGCAAGCCCAAAAGCTGGCCGAATTAGAACAGGCCTCGGAATCTTTATATCAAGCGATGCAAAGCGGAAAAGCGGAAGAGGCCCAGGTTGAAATGGACCGTATTACGTCATTGATCGGCACGATTTCCTATCAGGGTTTGACCGGCGTCGATGGCATTCATGAGCTGACAGCTTGCGTGATGGATGCCCGCACGGCTCTGCTCAAGGCCGATCCTTCGCCGGAGGCTTGGAGAACGACGTCCGCCCGGCTCCGGCTTGCGGTAGACAGCCTAATCCATACGAAAGGAGCGATGTGGCAGCAGTATTACAAAGTGCTGGCCGAGGACTCCGAGAAGCTGAATAAAGCGGCTGTGGAGGGGAACGGGCAGGCTGTCCAGCGTTCTTTTGCAGATTTGAAGGACCATTATGAGCTGATTCGTCCGGCAGCAATGATCCGGAAGTCTCCCTCAGACATTACTGCCATGGATTCCTGGCTGTCTTATGTGGAGAATATCAGCGCCGGCGAAAAGCAGGACCTCCAGGCCCTGCAAACAGCCCTGGCCGGCGGGCAAGGGCTGCTGCAGAATTTGTTCGGCAAGCAGAAAGACGAGCCGGTACTGCTGCCTATTGCGGGGTACAGCAACCCGTGGCATTGGAGCTTCCTGATCGGCTTGTGGATCCTGCTTGCGCTGGGCTATACGGCATACCGCAAATATTCCGCCCAGCAGGAGGTACAGCCGGTTGCCCCTTACAGTGAGAAATCATCCGGCGGGAGAAGGACCTGGTGA
- a CDS encoding DUF1405 domain-containing protein: MYISRFWSRTFLIHPALLWLLLICNLLGTIYGYIWYDAQLEYTAQHESAWLLIFVPDSPTASLFFTLALVFLLFERRFGAKWLGIRMLIEALAVVTSVKYGIWAVSMILAGAYQGDALVWQDYMLMASHLAMAAEALLFLRFFRFGTMMTALAGVWTLINDTVDYTYGVFPWLPRPLQNDLVAVQNFTFLLTLLTIAVAWLGVRRSGRF; this comes from the coding sequence ATGTACATAAGCAGGTTTTGGAGCAGGACATTTTTGATCCATCCGGCCCTTTTGTGGCTGCTCCTCATATGCAATTTGCTGGGAACGATCTACGGGTACATATGGTATGACGCGCAGCTTGAATATACGGCGCAGCATGAATCGGCATGGCTGCTGATCTTTGTGCCGGACAGCCCGACGGCCAGCTTGTTTTTCACCCTGGCGCTGGTATTTCTTCTGTTCGAACGCCGCTTTGGCGCGAAATGGCTGGGCATTCGGATGCTGATCGAAGCGCTGGCTGTCGTAACAAGCGTTAAATACGGCATATGGGCGGTGTCAATGATTCTTGCGGGCGCTTATCAGGGGGACGCCCTGGTCTGGCAGGATTATATGCTGATGGCCTCTCACCTGGCGATGGCGGCGGAGGCGCTGCTTTTCCTCCGTTTCTTCAGGTTTGGCACGATGATGACAGCGCTTGCCGGCGTCTGGACCCTGATCAATGACACCGTGGATTACACTTATGGCGTTTTCCCGTGGCTGCCGCGTCCGCTGCAGAACGATCTGGTTGCGGTTCAGAATTTTACTTTTCTGCTTACGCTGCTGACAATAGCGGTTGCGTGGTTAGGAGTCAGGCGGTCGGGAAGATTCTGA
- a CDS encoding IDEAL domain-containing protein: MDKMKATYEVMLALAAEMALDEILRKSREEKLYGAIDSALAEGDEVAFRLLTDELKTLQR; this comes from the coding sequence ATGGATAAAATGAAGGCTACTTACGAAGTAATGCTGGCTTTGGCTGCGGAAATGGCCCTGGATGAAATCTTGCGCAAAAGTCGGGAGGAAAAGCTGTACGGCGCGATTGACAGCGCTTTGGCAGAAGGCGATGAGGTGGCCTTCCGGCTTCTGACGGATGAACTGAAAACCTTGCAAAGATGA